The following are encoded together in the Saliniramus fredricksonii genome:
- the treS gene encoding maltose alpha-D-glucosyltransferase, which translates to MSSKKKIANIDNDPQWYKDAVIYQLHVKSFFDANDDGIGDFAGLMKKLDYVAELGVTCIWLLPFYPSPRRDDGYDIADYRGVHPEYGKMGDFKRFVQEAHKRDIRVITELVINHTSDQHPWFQKARKAKPGSAARDFYVWSDTDKKYTGTRIIFLDTEKSNWSWDEEAQAYYWHRFYSHQPDLNFDNPRVLKEVLSVMRFWLDIGVDGLRLDAVPYLVEREGTNNENLPETHDILKQIRTEVDRTYPDRMLLAEANQWPEDTQDYFGDGDECHMAFHFPLMPRMYMAIAQEDRFPITDIMRQTPEIPENCQWAIFLRNHDELTLEMVTDKERDYLWETYASDRRARINLGIRRRLAPLMERDRRRIELMHSMLFTMPGTPVIYYGDEIGMGDNIYLGDRDGVRTPMQWSSDRNGGFSRSDPARLSLPVLMDPLYGYDRVNVESQLRDPNSLLNWMRRMLAVRKQYSAFGRGTVRFLRPANRKILAYLREHDGERILCVANVSRQAQAVELNLAEFAGKTPVEMSGGASFPTIGQLPYLLSLPPFGFYWFELSDGVEPPAWSTATAGMEPEHLTFVLRSGVADVLRPGTREKTRETLESDVLPQYIPQRRWFQGKDSAFKSARVDAAVTLESADGPVILTVCDVETDAGVEKYTLPLAVAWDDETMPPFAPQLAMARVRQNRRVGYLTDGFAMPRLGHALMDKLRTSAVMPVERGELVFEPEGTLAALDLPGDAEIEWLGAEQSNSTLIVGRAVVIKLLRKLTSGAHPEAEMSRYLTRAGFANTAPLLGEVRHVSAEGVPTTLAIAQGYQLNQGDGWDWTLNYLDRTIDELSTMTEEEVDQAEDLFETYRIFAGTLGTRLAEMHRMLAAAPVEEGAFAPEIAGKADVTALRRSVESQVRAAFKVIEKREWGADEAEDAATLVARRDELLALIDERAAMFDGRLRTRIHGDLHLGQVLVAGGDVVFIDFEGEPARPLEERRAKVSPLRDVAGLIRSFDYAASNLVKHRHTPRGPITEHRIDHLRDLFRAEAEQAFTAAYRAGNPEEVSEQNLLDLFILEKAAYEICYEAANRPVWLDVPLQGFAGVARRLLDDGKETA; encoded by the coding sequence GTGTCCTCCAAGAAGAAGATCGCCAATATCGACAACGATCCGCAATGGTACAAGGATGCGGTCATCTATCAGCTGCACGTGAAGTCGTTCTTCGATGCCAATGATGACGGCATCGGTGATTTTGCGGGGTTGATGAAGAAGCTCGACTATGTTGCCGAGCTGGGCGTCACCTGCATCTGGCTGCTGCCGTTTTATCCCTCGCCGCGGCGCGATGACGGCTACGACATCGCCGATTATCGCGGTGTGCATCCGGAATACGGCAAGATGGGCGATTTCAAGCGCTTCGTGCAGGAAGCGCACAAGCGTGACATCCGGGTGATCACCGAACTCGTGATCAACCACACCTCGGATCAGCATCCCTGGTTCCAGAAGGCGCGCAAGGCCAAGCCGGGCTCGGCGGCGCGCGATTTCTACGTCTGGTCGGATACGGACAAGAAATATACCGGTACGCGGATCATCTTCCTTGATACGGAGAAGTCGAACTGGTCCTGGGACGAGGAGGCGCAGGCCTATTACTGGCACCGCTTCTACAGCCACCAGCCGGATCTCAATTTCGACAATCCGCGCGTGCTCAAGGAAGTGCTCAGCGTGATGCGCTTCTGGCTGGATATCGGGGTCGACGGGCTGCGGCTCGATGCGGTGCCCTATCTCGTCGAGCGCGAGGGCACCAATAACGAGAACCTGCCCGAAACCCATGACATCCTCAAGCAGATCCGCACCGAGGTGGACAGGACCTACCCGGATCGCATGCTCCTGGCCGAGGCCAATCAATGGCCGGAAGATACGCAGGATTATTTCGGTGATGGTGACGAGTGCCACATGGCTTTCCACTTTCCGCTGATGCCGCGCATGTATATGGCGATCGCCCAGGAAGACCGGTTCCCGATTACCGACATCATGCGCCAGACACCGGAGATCCCGGAGAATTGCCAATGGGCGATCTTCCTGCGCAACCATGACGAGCTGACGCTTGAAATGGTGACTGACAAGGAGCGTGATTACCTGTGGGAGACCTATGCGTCCGATCGGCGCGCGCGCATCAATCTGGGCATCCGCCGCCGTCTCGCGCCGCTGATGGAGCGCGACCGGCGGCGCATCGAGCTGATGCATTCCATGCTCTTCACCATGCCCGGCACGCCGGTAATCTATTACGGCGACGAGATCGGCATGGGCGACAACATCTATCTGGGCGATCGCGACGGCGTGCGCACGCCGATGCAATGGTCGAGCGACCGCAATGGTGGTTTCTCGCGCTCCGATCCGGCGCGGCTGTCGCTGCCGGTGCTGATGGACCCGCTCTACGGCTATGACCGTGTCAATGTGGAATCGCAATTGCGCGATCCCAACTCCCTGCTCAACTGGATGCGGCGCATGCTCGCCGTCCGTAAGCAATACAGCGCTTTCGGGCGCGGTACGGTTCGCTTCCTGCGCCCGGCCAACCGCAAGATCCTGGCTTACCTGCGCGAGCATGACGGCGAGCGTATCCTGTGTGTCGCCAACGTCTCGCGACAGGCGCAGGCGGTGGAGCTCAATCTGGCGGAATTCGCTGGCAAGACGCCGGTGGAAATGTCGGGCGGGGCGTCCTTCCCGACGATCGGGCAATTGCCTTATCTGCTCTCTCTGCCGCCCTTCGGATTCTACTGGTTCGAACTGAGTGACGGGGTCGAGCCGCCGGCCTGGAGCACCGCGACGGCGGGGATGGAGCCCGAGCATCTCACCTTCGTGCTGCGCAGCGGCGTCGCCGACGTGCTCAGGCCCGGCACCCGCGAGAAGACGCGCGAGACGCTCGAGAGCGACGTCCTGCCGCAATACATTCCGCAGCGACGCTGGTTCCAGGGCAAGGATTCCGCCTTCAAGAGCGCGCGTGTCGATGCGGCGGTGACGCTGGAGAGCGCGGACGGGCCGGTGATCCTGACGGTTTGTGATGTCGAGACGGATGCCGGTGTCGAGAAATACACCCTGCCGCTCGCCGTCGCCTGGGATGACGAGACGATGCCGCCCTTCGCACCGCAACTCGCCATGGCGCGTGTGCGCCAGAACCGCCGCGTGGGCTACCTCACCGACGGCTTCGCCATGCCGCGCCTCGGCCATGCTCTGATGGACAAGCTGCGTACCAGTGCGGTGATGCCGGTCGAGCGCGGTGAACTGGTCTTCGAGCCGGAAGGGACGCTTGCGGCGCTCGACCTGCCAGGCGATGCCGAGATCGAATGGCTGGGCGCCGAGCAGAGCAATTCGACGCTGATCGTGGGGCGCGCGGTCGTCATCAAGCTGCTGCGCAAGCTGACCAGCGGTGCCCATCCCGAAGCCGAGATGAGCCGCTACCTCACCCGCGCCGGCTTTGCCAACACGGCGCCGCTGCTCGGCGAGGTGCGCCATGTCTCGGCGGAGGGCGTGCCGACGACTCTCGCCATCGCGCAGGGCTACCAGCTCAATCAGGGTGATGGCTGGGACTGGACGCTGAACTATCTCGACCGCACCATCGACGAACTCTCGACCATGACCGAGGAGGAGGTCGATCAGGCGGAGGATCTGTTCGAAACCTACCGCATCTTCGCGGGCACTCTCGGCACGCGTCTGGCGGAGATGCATCGCATGCTCGCCGCCGCGCCTGTTGAGGAGGGCGCCTTCGCCCCCGAGATCGCGGGCAAGGCCGATGTCACGGCCCTGCGTCGCTCGGTCGAGAGCCAGGTGCGCGCGGCGTTCAAGGTGATCGAGAAGCGGGAATGGGGCGCAGACGAAGCCGAGGATGCGGCAACGCTGGTCGCCCGTCGCGACGAATTGCTGGCGCTGATCGACGAGCGGGCCGCGATGTTCGACGGGCGGCTGCGCACGCGCATCCACGGAGATCTGCATCTCGGGCAGGTGCTGGTTGCCGGAGGCGATGTGGTCTTCATCGATTTCGAGGGCGAGCCCGCCCGTCCGCTGGAGGAGCGCCGCGCCAAGGTCAGCCCGCTGCGCGACGTGGCCGGGCTGATCCGCTCCTTCGATTATGCGGCCTCGAATCTGGTCAAGCACCGCCATACACCGCGCGGGCCGATCACGGAGCATCGCATCGATCATCTGCGCGACCTGTTCCGGGCCGAGGCCGAACAGGCCTTCACCGCAGCCTATCGCGCGGGCAATCCGGAGGAAGTCTCCGAGCAGAACCTGCTCGACCTCTTCATTCTGGAGAAGGCGGCTTATGAAATCTGCTACGAGGCGGCGAACCGTCCCG
- a CDS encoding maltotransferase domain-containing protein, with product MPSSAHPRIYYLHHRAVGAHDALGGWLDHARDLGFDHVALAPLFRAGRTGDVFFPVDHDAADEGLGFTDALPLALEHIAREAQSRGLSLLIDFAPQQFALEHPEVEAAPDRFTVRREVAGGPVDPRRPATAQGAAWSRLDADAIAWLKAYWEPRIAAWAQAGVKGFRAVRPNAASADLWRWVIETMRAHRPDALVIADPTGLPRSDALGLAGCGFDYLLSSLPWWDGRAPWLVEEHAALSAIAPVMTMPEAPFATRLAERIGDARGLLPAYDRALRLAAGLGCGMLMPMGFEHAARRPLDAIESRPEDGAQMAQEAPAEIAQRVRDINALIATIPALAQPGLLRALTGPSAQATGILRTPADPRVAQEALLVLVNPDLHEGHDVGATKLRAQMGGEFAGFVPLEGGDASDSAGDTFTLEPGAVLLAKATRAKPVKLPRATGKRAAKAAGAAPRIVIEALSPCIDQGRYPVKRIVGDSITVEADAFMDGHEVLGVELRWRALDEDLWRTAPMLPQGNDRFRAALHLERMGRHEYVVEAWFDRYATHARDLGKKSDAGVDIALDLKEGRLLVEAARGRAKGDLKARLTDILVDLDHADQAGQVEILLSIEARALMQEADDRPFRVQSVVQPVDAERQQALFASWYEIFPRSQTDDPARHGTLRDVIPQLPRVRDMGFDVLYFTPIHPIGRKNRKGRNNTLTPGPDDVGSPYAIGSEDGGHDALHPELGTLEDFRALRDAAMAHGLELALDFAIQCSPDHPWLREHPGWFDYRPDGTIKYAENPPKKYEDIVNVDFYKDEAIPDLWLALRDVVLFWVGEGVKTFRVDNPHTKPLPFWEWMIGEVRTRHPDVIFLSEAFTRPRMMYHLAKVGFSQSYTYFTWRNTKYELQSYLEELAQEAPKDFYRPHFFVNTPDINPVYLQRSGRAGFLVRACLAATLSGLWGVYSGYELLESEPVPGKEEYKDSEKYEIRVRDWNAPGNIVPDIARLNRIRKANPALHTHLNVRFYNAANEHILYYGKPSREGDEMILVAVNLDPYHPQEAGIEIPLWEFGIGDDGALDVEDLITDRAFTWWGKHQHIRLDPADYPFAIWRIRPHRRS from the coding sequence ATGCCGTCATCTGCACATCCGCGTATCTATTACCTCCACCATCGCGCGGTCGGAGCGCACGATGCGTTGGGCGGTTGGCTGGATCACGCCCGGGATCTCGGCTTCGACCATGTGGCGCTCGCGCCGCTCTTCCGTGCGGGGCGTACAGGCGATGTCTTCTTTCCCGTCGATCATGATGCTGCGGATGAGGGGCTGGGCTTCACCGACGCGCTGCCGCTCGCGCTGGAGCACATCGCGCGCGAGGCTCAGAGCCGGGGGCTTTCGCTGCTGATCGATTTCGCGCCCCAGCAATTCGCGCTGGAGCATCCCGAGGTGGAAGCGGCACCGGATCGCTTCACGGTGCGGCGTGAGGTGGCGGGCGGGCCGGTCGATCCGCGCCGCCCGGCCACGGCGCAGGGGGCGGCCTGGTCGCGGCTCGATGCAGATGCGATCGCATGGCTGAAGGCCTATTGGGAGCCCCGGATCGCCGCCTGGGCACAGGCCGGGGTGAAGGGTTTTCGTGCTGTACGTCCCAACGCGGCATCGGCTGATCTGTGGCGCTGGGTCATTGAGACAATGCGCGCGCATCGCCCGGACGCGCTCGTCATTGCCGATCCGACGGGCCTTCCGCGTTCTGACGCGCTCGGGCTTGCCGGCTGCGGCTTCGATTACCTTCTCTCCTCGTTGCCGTGGTGGGACGGGCGCGCGCCCTGGCTCGTCGAGGAACATGCGGCCCTGTCCGCCATCGCGCCGGTCATGACCATGCCGGAAGCGCCCTTCGCCACCCGTCTGGCGGAGCGCATCGGGGATGCGCGGGGGCTGCTGCCGGCCTATGACCGTGCCTTGCGGCTCGCGGCGGGGCTCGGCTGCGGCATGCTGATGCCGATGGGTTTCGAGCACGCGGCCCGCCGCCCGCTTGATGCGATCGAGAGCCGTCCGGAGGATGGCGCGCAGATGGCCCAGGAAGCGCCGGCAGAGATCGCGCAGCGCGTGCGCGATATCAACGCCCTGATCGCGACGATTCCGGCGCTCGCGCAGCCGGGCCTTCTGCGCGCGCTGACCGGCCCCTCCGCCCAGGCGACGGGGATCCTGCGCACGCCGGCTGATCCGCGCGTCGCGCAGGAAGCCCTGCTCGTGCTCGTCAATCCCGATCTGCATGAGGGTCACGATGTCGGCGCGACCAAGCTGCGGGCGCAGATGGGTGGGGAATTTGCCGGTTTCGTGCCGCTCGAGGGCGGTGACGCCAGCGATTCAGCCGGCGATACCTTCACTCTCGAGCCCGGCGCGGTGCTGCTCGCGAAAGCGACGCGTGCGAAGCCCGTGAAACTCCCCCGCGCCACCGGCAAGCGCGCCGCCAAGGCGGCGGGAGCGGCGCCGCGCATTGTCATCGAGGCCCTGTCGCCCTGTATCGATCAGGGGCGCTATCCGGTGAAACGCATCGTCGGCGATTCCATCACGGTGGAGGCCGATGCCTTCATGGACGGCCACGAGGTGCTTGGCGTCGAACTGCGCTGGCGCGCGCTCGACGAGGATCTCTGGCGCACGGCCCCGATGTTGCCGCAGGGCAATGACCGCTTTCGCGCGGCGCTGCATCTGGAACGGATGGGGCGGCACGAATACGTTGTCGAGGCCTGGTTCGACCGCTATGCGACCCATGCGCGCGATCTCGGCAAGAAGAGTGATGCCGGGGTGGATATCGCCCTCGACCTGAAGGAGGGGCGGCTGCTGGTCGAAGCGGCGCGGGGGCGCGCCAAGGGCGATCTGAAGGCGCGGCTCACCGATATTCTCGTCGATCTCGATCATGCCGATCAGGCCGGGCAGGTCGAGATCCTGCTCAGTATCGAGGCCCGCGCGCTGATGCAGGAGGCCGATGATCGCCCGTTCAGGGTACAGAGCGTGGTCCAGCCGGTCGATGCGGAGCGCCAGCAGGCCCTGTTCGCGAGCTGGTACGAGATCTTCCCGCGCTCGCAGACGGATGATCCGGCCCGCCATGGCACCCTGCGCGACGTAATCCCGCAATTGCCACGTGTGCGCGACATGGGCTTCGACGTGCTTTATTTCACGCCGATCCACCCGATCGGACGCAAGAACCGCAAGGGCCGCAACAATACGCTCACGCCGGGGCCCGACGATGTCGGCTCGCCCTATGCGATCGGCTCGGAGGATGGCGGGCATGACGCGCTGCATCCCGAGCTCGGCACGCTGGAGGATTTCAGGGCCTTGCGCGACGCGGCGATGGCGCACGGGCTCGAACTCGCGCTCGATTTCGCCATCCAGTGCTCGCCGGATCACCCCTGGCTGAGAGAGCATCCCGGCTGGTTCGATTATCGCCCCGACGGCACGATCAAATATGCGGAGAACCCGCCGAAAAAATACGAGGACATCGTCAATGTCGATTTCTACAAGGACGAGGCGATCCCCGATCTCTGGCTCGCGCTGCGCGACGTCGTGCTGTTCTGGGTCGGGGAGGGGGTAAAGACGTTTCGCGTCGACAATCCGCACACCAAGCCGCTTCCCTTCTGGGAATGGATGATCGGGGAGGTGCGCACGCGCCATCCCGACGTGATCTTCCTCTCCGAGGCCTTCACCCGGCCCAGGATGATGTACCATCTGGCCAAGGTGGGTTTCTCGCAAAGCTATACCTACTTCACCTGGCGCAATACCAAATACGAGCTGCAGAGCTATCTGGAGGAGTTGGCACAGGAGGCGCCGAAGGATTTTTACCGGCCGCATTTCTTCGTCAACACGCCCGATATCAACCCGGTCTACCTGCAGCGCTCGGGCCGCGCCGGCTTCCTCGTGCGTGCCTGTCTCGCGGCGACGCTGTCGGGGCTGTGGGGCGTGTATTCCGGCTATGAACTGCTCGAATCCGAGCCGGTTCCGGGCAAGGAGGAATACAAGGATTCGGAGAAATACGAGATCCGCGTGCGCGACTGGAATGCACCGGGCAATATCGTGCCCGATATCGCGCGGCTCAACCGCATTCGCAAGGCCAATCCGGCCCTGCACACGCATCTCAACGTGCGCTTCTACAATGCCGCGAACGAGCATATCCTCTATTACGGCAAGCCCTCGCGCGAGGGTGACGAGATGATCCTCGTCGCGGTCAATCTCGATCCGTATCACCCGCAGGAAGCCGGGATCGAAATCCCGCTCTGGGAGTTCGGGATCGGTGATGACGGCGCGCTCGATGTCGAGGATCTGATCACTGATCGCGCCTTCACCTGGTGGGGCAAGCACCAGCATATCCGCCTCGACCCCGCCGATTACCCCTTCGCCATCTGGCGCATCCGTCCGCACAGGAGAAGCTGA
- the uvrA gene encoding excinuclease ABC subunit UvrA, which yields MPSTTSSKAKKPARARATGKSTRVAPVRGSGSGEIDALFDRARAGDPHARVISVTGAREHNLKNVDLMLPRDRLVVFTGLSGSGKSSLAFDTIYAEGQRRYVESLSAYARQFLEMMQKPDVDQIDGLSPAISIEQKTTSKNPRSTVGTVTEIYDYMRLLWARVGIPYSPATGLPIESQTVSQMVDRVLALPEKTRLYLLAPVVRGRKGEYRKELAEFQKKGFQRVKIDGSFYEIDDAPALDKKYKHDIDVVVDRIVVRPDMAPRLAESFETALELADGIAFVEFADEKDDKGAPRRLVFSAKFACPVSGFTIPEIEPRLFSFNNPTGACPECDGIGHEMRIDPALVVPDPRASLKKGAIAPWAKSTSPYYGQTLEAMAKHYGFKMTAPWDEIPEKAREAILYGSGGESIRFAYDDGLRSYEVRKPFEGVVTNLERRYRETESDWSRDEISRYMAATPCAACGGKRLKPEALAVKIDASDIGDVTRLSVREAHAWFTALPERLDTKQNEIAARILKEIIERLRFLLDVGLEYLTLARASGTLSGGESQRIRLASQIGSGLTGVLYVLDEPSIGLHQRDNERLLGTLRRLRDLGNTVIVVEHDEDAILQADYVVDVGPGAGIHGGAIVSQGLPSQIMADPASLTGKYLTGEMAVRMPAKRRKPMKSRMLSLVGARGNNLKDVTADIPLGTFTCITGVSGGGKSTLVIDTLYNAIARKLNGASENPAPHDRIEGLEHLDKVIDIDQSPIGRTPRSNPATYTGAFTPIREWFANLPEAKTRGYQPGRFSFNVKGGRCEACQGDGVIKIEMHFLPDVYVTCDVCKGKRYDRETLEVKYRNKSIADVLDMTVEEARDLFKAVPSIRDKMETLARVGLDYVKVGQQATTLSGGEAQRVKLSKELSKRATGRTLYILDEPTTGLHFHDVAKLLEVLHELVEQGNTVVVIEHNLEVIKTADWIIDMGPEGGDGGGMIVTQGTPEQVAACEESYTGRFLRDVLARRPPKTRAAAE from the coding sequence ATGCCCTCGACCACCTCATCGAAAGCGAAGAAACCTGCACGCGCGCGCGCCACCGGGAAGAGCACGCGCGTGGCGCCGGTGCGCGGTTCGGGCAGTGGCGAGATCGATGCGCTGTTCGACCGCGCCCGGGCCGGCGACCCGCATGCCCGCGTCATTTCGGTGACGGGCGCGCGCGAGCATAACCTGAAGAATGTCGATCTGATGCTGCCGCGCGACCGGCTCGTCGTCTTCACGGGCCTGTCGGGCTCGGGCAAGTCGTCGCTTGCCTTCGACACGATCTATGCCGAGGGGCAGCGGCGCTACGTCGAATCGCTGTCGGCCTATGCGCGGCAGTTCCTCGAAATGATGCAAAAGCCCGATGTTGACCAGATCGACGGGCTCTCGCCGGCCATTTCCATCGAGCAGAAGACCACCTCGAAGAACCCGCGCTCCACGGTCGGCACCGTCACCGAGATCTACGACTATATGCGCCTGCTCTGGGCGCGTGTCGGCATCCCCTACTCGCCCGCCACGGGCCTGCCCATCGAGAGCCAGACCGTGAGCCAGATGGTCGACCGGGTGCTCGCCCTGCCGGAGAAGACGCGGCTCTATCTGCTCGCGCCGGTGGTGCGCGGGCGCAAGGGCGAGTATCGCAAGGAACTGGCGGAATTTCAGAAGAAGGGCTTCCAGCGCGTCAAGATAGACGGCAGTTTCTACGAGATTGACGACGCCCCCGCCCTCGACAAGAAATACAAGCACGATATCGACGTGGTGGTCGATCGCATCGTGGTGCGCCCGGACATGGCGCCACGCCTGGCCGAATCCTTCGAGACGGCGCTCGAACTCGCCGACGGGATCGCCTTCGTGGAATTTGCCGACGAGAAGGACGACAAGGGTGCCCCGCGCCGGCTCGTCTTCTCGGCGAAATTCGCCTGCCCGGTCTCCGGTTTTACCATTCCGGAAATCGAGCCGCGCCTGTTCTCCTTCAACAACCCCACCGGCGCCTGCCCGGAATGCGATGGGATTGGTCACGAAATGCGCATCGACCCGGCGCTGGTCGTGCCCGATCCGCGCGCGAGCCTCAAGAAGGGGGCGATCGCGCCCTGGGCGAAATCGACCTCGCCCTATTACGGTCAGACGCTGGAAGCGATGGCGAAGCATTACGGGTTCAAGATGACCGCGCCATGGGACGAGATCCCGGAAAAGGCGCGTGAGGCGATCCTCTACGGCTCCGGCGGTGAATCGATCCGTTTCGCCTATGATGACGGCCTGCGCTCCTACGAGGTGCGCAAACCCTTCGAGGGCGTCGTCACCAATCTGGAGCGGCGCTATCGCGAGACCGAGAGCGACTGGTCGCGCGACGAGATCAGCCGCTACATGGCGGCGACCCCCTGCGCGGCATGTGGCGGCAAGCGGCTCAAGCCCGAGGCGCTCGCGGTGAAGATCGACGCCAGCGATATCGGCGACGTCACCCGCCTGTCGGTGCGCGAGGCGCATGCATGGTTCACCGCCCTCCCCGAGCGGCTCGACACCAAGCAGAACGAGATCGCCGCGCGTATCCTCAAGGAAATCATCGAGCGATTGCGCTTCCTGCTCGATGTCGGCCTCGAATATCTCACGCTCGCGCGCGCCTCCGGCACGTTGTCGGGTGGTGAGAGCCAGCGTATCCGCCTCGCCTCGCAGATCGGCTCGGGGCTGACCGGCGTGCTCTATGTGCTCGACGAGCCCTCGATCGGCCTGCACCAGCGCGACAACGAGCGCCTGCTCGGCACGCTCAGGCGCCTGCGCGACCTGGGCAATACCGTCATCGTCGTCGAGCATGACGAGGATGCGATCCTGCAGGCGGATTACGTGGTCGATGTCGGCCCAGGCGCCGGCATTCATGGCGGGGCGATCGTCTCGCAGGGGCTGCCATCCCAGATCATGGCCGATCCGGCCTCGCTGACCGGCAAATACCTCACCGGCGAGATGGCTGTGCGCATGCCGGCGAAACGCCGCAAGCCGATGAAGAGCCGTATGCTGAGCCTCGTCGGCGCGCGCGGCAACAATCTCAAGGATGTCACCGCGGATATTCCGCTGGGCACCTTCACCTGCATCACCGGCGTTTCCGGTGGCGGCAAATCAACCCTCGTCATCGATACGCTCTACAATGCGATTGCGCGCAAGCTCAACGGCGCGAGTGAGAATCCGGCGCCGCATGATCGCATCGAGGGGCTGGAGCATCTCGACAAGGTGATCGATATCGACCAGTCCCCGATCGGGCGCACCCCGCGCTCGAACCCGGCCACCTATACCGGCGCCTTCACGCCGATCCGCGAATGGTTCGCGAACCTGCCCGAGGCGAAGACGCGCGGCTACCAGCCGGGGCGTTTCTCGTTCAACGTCAAGGGCGGGCGCTGCGAGGCCTGCCAGGGCGACGGCGTCATCAAGATCGAGATGCACTTCCTGCCCGATGTCTACGTCACCTGCGATGTCTGCAAGGGCAAACGCTACGACCGCGAGACGCTGGAGGTCAAATATCGCAACAAATCCATCGCCGATGTGCTCGACATGACCGTCGAGGAAGCGCGCGACCTGTTCAAGGCCGTTCCCTCCATCCGAGACAAGATGGAGACGCTGGCCCGGGTTGGCCTCGATTACGTCAAGGTCGGCCAGCAGGCGACCACGCTCTCGGGCGGAGAGGCGCAACGCGTGAAACTGTCGAAGGAATTGTCCAAGCGCGCCACCGGGCGCACGCTCTACATCCTCGACGAGCCGACCACCGGCCTGCACTTCCACGATGTCGCCAAGCTGCTGGAGGTTCTGCATGAACTGGTCGAGCAGGGCAATACGGTCGTGGTGATCGAGCACAATCTGGAGGTCATCAAGACCGCCGACTGGATCATCGACATGGGCCCGGAAGGTGGCGATGGCGGAGGCATGATCGTGACGCAAGGCACACCCGAGCAGGTCGCAGCCTGTGAAGAGAGCTATACCGGCCGATTCCTGCGGGATGTGCTCGCTCGCAGACCGCCTAAAACGCGGGCTGCCGCAGAATGA
- a CDS encoding DUF1127 domain-containing protein yields the protein MFITYLLERYRAWLRYRQTLNELSRLSERELADVGLNRYDIDTTARRYAEI from the coding sequence ATGTTCATCACCTATTTGCTCGAACGCTATCGGGCTTGGCTGCGTTACCGCCAGACGCTGAACGAGCTTAGTCGCCTGAGCGAACGCGAGCTCGCCGATGTCGGCTTGAATCGCTACGACATCGATACGACGGCGCGCCGCTACGCGGAGATCTGA